Proteins from a genomic interval of Paenibacillus sp. FSL H8-0048:
- the atpD gene encoding F0F1 ATP synthase subunit beta: protein MNKGRVVSIMGPVVDIEFERGQLPEIFNAIKIVASLSDGRNMDLTLEVSNHLGDNLVRCIAMSSTDGLVRGIDAIDQGAPISVPVGEATLGRVFNVLGNPIDNGADVVAARNPIHRLAPTFDELSTQAEVLETGIKVIDLLAPYAKGGKIGLFGGAGVGKTVTIQELINNIAQEHGGISVFAGVGERTREGNDLYHEMTDSGVIKKTAMVFGQMNEPPGARLRVALTGLTMAEYFRDVEGRDTLLFIDNIFRFTQAGSEVSALLGRMPSAVGYQPTLATEMGQLQERITSTKKGSVTSIQAIYVPADDYTDPAPATAFAHLDATTNLERKISEKGIFPAVDPLASSSRMLAPEIVGEEHYNVAQGVKQLLQRYTELQDIIAILGMDELSEEDKVIVARARKVERFLSQPFHVAEQFTGFKGKYVPIKETVRSFKEILEGKHDDLPEVAFLFVGTIEEAVEKAKTL from the coding sequence ATGAACAAAGGACGCGTTGTGAGCATTATGGGTCCGGTTGTCGATATTGAATTTGAACGCGGCCAGCTGCCCGAGATATTCAACGCCATCAAAATTGTTGCGAGCCTCAGCGATGGCCGCAACATGGATCTGACTCTTGAAGTTTCCAATCATCTTGGAGATAACCTGGTGCGCTGTATTGCCATGTCCTCTACAGATGGACTGGTTCGCGGGATTGACGCTATTGACCAGGGAGCGCCGATCTCGGTTCCTGTTGGTGAAGCAACACTAGGCCGCGTATTTAACGTACTTGGTAACCCAATCGATAATGGCGCTGATGTAGTCGCAGCTAGAAACCCGATTCACCGTCTGGCTCCTACCTTTGATGAGTTGTCAACTCAGGCAGAGGTTCTGGAGACCGGAATTAAGGTTATCGACTTGCTGGCTCCTTATGCCAAGGGCGGTAAAATCGGCCTGTTCGGCGGTGCCGGCGTAGGTAAAACAGTAACCATCCAGGAATTGATCAACAACATCGCACAGGAGCACGGCGGGATCTCCGTATTTGCGGGCGTTGGCGAGCGGACACGTGAGGGGAATGACCTCTATCACGAAATGACCGACTCCGGTGTAATCAAGAAAACGGCGATGGTCTTCGGACAAATGAATGAGCCTCCGGGCGCGCGTCTGCGCGTAGCACTGACCGGTCTGACTATGGCGGAATATTTCCGTGATGTGGAAGGCCGCGATACGCTGCTCTTTATCGATAACATCTTCCGGTTCACCCAGGCGGGTTCCGAAGTATCGGCCCTGCTCGGCCGGATGCCATCTGCGGTAGGTTACCAGCCTACACTGGCTACAGAAATGGGTCAGCTGCAGGAGCGGATTACGTCCACGAAGAAAGGCTCTGTTACATCCATCCAGGCGATCTACGTACCTGCGGATGACTATACTGACCCTGCACCGGCTACGGCATTTGCCCACTTGGATGCAACGACCAACCTGGAGCGTAAAATCTCCGAAAAAGGGATTTTCCCTGCGGTTGACCCGCTTGCTTCCAGCTCGCGGATGCTGGCACCGGAAATCGTCGGCGAAGAGCACTATAACGTGGCACAGGGCGTTAAGCAGCTGCTGCAGCGTTATACCGAGCTTCAGGATATCATTGCCATCCTCGGTATGGATGAGCTGAGTGAAGAGGATAAGGTCATTGTGGCCCGCGCCCGTAAGGTTGAGCGCTTCCTGTCCCAGCCGTTCCACGTAGCAGAGCAGTTCACCGGCTTCAAAGGCAAATACGTGCCAATCAAAGAAACCGTACGCAGCTTCAAGGAAATCCTGGAAGGTAAGCATGATGATCTTCCGGAAGTAGCGTTCCTGTTCGTAGGTACGATTGAAGAAGCCGTGGAAAAAGCGAAAACGTTGTAA